Sequence from the Prionailurus bengalensis isolate Pbe53 chromosome A3, Fcat_Pben_1.1_paternal_pri, whole genome shotgun sequence genome:
CAGTTAGGAGCCGCGCTGGAACCGGCCAGCATTGCTTCTACCAAAAGAATCCCAGACTAGAGGGAGTGGAGAAATGGACCCCGCCTCTTGACTCTTGCAAAAGAGTACGTGGGACACCTCCCTGCGGCACCCTTGGAAAACCCAGTCCCCTACTGCGGAGCAGGGGAAGCCAGGGGACCCCTCTGGCTTTCAAGGAGCAGAAGCTTTCCTGAACTCGGCTGGCAAGGACTGTCGGGGGGAGGCTGTCTATCCACTTGCATTCTCCAGATGCTACTCCGGGCAAAAAGGGAAGGACAAATGGCGATAATCTCTGTAACATGGCAATGTTATTTTGAGTCAGCCAGAGACACGTGCAAATCTCAGCTCTCATGGGGTGATTTTGAGACACCCCATCGCCTCTTCGGGCCCCTGTCTCTTCACTCGCCGTCTGAAGGAAGCCAAGGTGGTGGAAGCAGTCTGGGAAGCTGCAGGACCACAGACCCACGCCGGGCCCCGAGGCGGGGGCTTCCTCAGGCAGCGAAAACCCAGACAGGAAAAGGGTTTCCTCTTGGTCATAGCACTGCCACCATCTGGCGGCAGAGGGCGCCCGTGCACACGGCCAACGCGTGCCCCGCAGGCGGAGGCCACAGGGGTTCCCAGGCACCTGGGGGCAACCTCACCCAGCCTGCTTCCTCTGTAGGTGCTTGGAGCAGACGTCGTCTGGGAGCTCTTCCCTGACACTGGCATGGATGGGTGCTCCCCATTTCTTTCACCCAAGGTGGGAAGCACAGGAGGTGAGAAAGCAGCGTAGAGCATGaaatttaaggaggcactcaCTGAGGGTCACGTGTCTGTaggatctctctgtctctctccatctctgtctctttccctctctccctccccctccctctagaACTGGTTACAGAAGATTACAACCTTCCCAGAAGCCCCCCCAGCAGCAGCCATTCATGACTCATTAACTAGAATTAGCCACTTGTGAATTCCAGCCCAGTCACTGGTGAAGGGTTGGGATTACCAAGACTGGGTGAGATGTTTTTCACATGGTGGGTCACCAACTGTGGATCAGGAACCAGATTAGCAGATTGTAaccagtatttctttaaaaaaaaaaaaaaagaaagaaagaaaaagactaggAAAAACCAGCATACATTGCTCTAGTAAGTATAAGCATAATTTTGTAGACCTTGTttcactgtgtatgtgtgtgtgtgtgtgtgtgtgtgtgctgggatgctatatgaaatgtatttttttttttgtgggtactgggagaaaaagaaaactggtgtCTTACATTAATTGTTTGGAATGGGGTTGGTGATGAGCCAGAATGACCATTCCAGTGGCTCTGCTGACGTGTCACTTTCTTGGGGATGCATTCCCTGAATCCTGTACCCAAGCCTCACTGCAGACTAGACATGAACTTAGTGGCATAAACCAACAACCCACGTAATAATGCTCGTGGATTTGGTTAAGAATTTGAACAGGACAGTGGGGACGGCTCGTCTTTGCTCCGTGATGTCTTGGGACTCAGCTGGAGTGACTCAAAGGGCCGGAGGCTGGAATCTGGGGGCTTCACTGACATGTCTGAAGTCTGAGCTGGGATGTCCCATCTGGACTGTTGACCAAAGTACCTATAGGTGGCTGCTTCTGTGGCTTGGACCTCTCATAGCATCTGGGTTCTGAGAAGGAGCATCCCAAGAGCAAGCATCCAGGAATGAGTGTTTCAGGAGAATCAAGTGGAAGCCGGTGGCTTTTTATGACCTATTCTCAGTCACATAGCACTGCTTAGGTCATGCCCTATCTGTTGAAGAAGTCCCAAGTTCACCTAGATCCGAGGGAAGGGAACATAAACCCTACCTCTCATGGAAGCAATGACAAACAATCTGGACCATTATGAAAGACCTctacaatggggggggggggggccctgggtggctcagttggctaagtgtctgacttttgatctcaactcgggtcatgatctcacagtttgtgagatcgagccctgcttcggtctccacactgacagcacagaacctgcttgggattctctctctccttctttctctgcccctccccatccccacataaataagtaaactttaaaaacttatttctaaaaacaaaaaacaaaacacctctacAATGTGTCTAGGCCCAtagcaatatttgttgaatgactgagtgAATGGAGCCTCTATTTCCCCATCGGTTGGCATGACCTTCGCTCCCACCCTAGGAACCACATGCCCACGACTGGGGGCATCTGGGCTGGGCACTGAGCTGAGGAAATCATGTACAAAGTACAGAGGCTCCAAGGCAGGAAGGTGCTTTCCACGGCTGCGGTCAGAAATCACCACAGACTGAggggcttaaaataacagaagcttattctctcacagtttttggaggctggaagtctgcaGTCTAGGTGTCAATgaggccatgctccctctgaagggtCAAGGGAAGAATCTTTCCTTGGCTCTCCTAGCTACTTCCTTGGCTGTAGCCGTAGTGCCCGAAGAAGACCTCGTACATTGGATTTAGGACCACCCTGgtccaggatgacctcatcttaactaattatatgtGCAAAGACCCGATTGCCAAATAAGGGCACGTTCTGGGGTACTGGGAAGACATGAACTTTGGGGGAACACTATTCAACCATCACCCCTTATAAGCCGGATAGAAATATGGAGGCTCTGGCTGAGtaagagggagaggtggggaggtgtCGCTTCGTGCAGGGCACTCTAGGGCTCACAGAAGGAGTTTGGGCTCATTTTAGGCACAAAAGGATGCCGTTGAAGGGTGTAAGCAGGGGAATGGCTTACATTTTTAAGAGATCACTTGATTCTGTATGACGAGGCTGTAGAGCGAGGGGCAAGAACGTAGTGGAGGTCCACTATGGGAATTGGGATGGGTCCACAATGGCAGTTGTCCCACCAAGAGGTTAGAGACGGAGGAAAGTGCTGGAAAAGGGCGTGGTGGTGAAAGGTGGATTAATGTGAGGTGTGTTTTGGAGGTTGAATCGAGGGATTTGCTTACGTATTGGATGTcagcagtgagggagagagagaaataattccTGAATATTTGGTTTCAGCGACTGGCGCCTTCACTAAGATGCCTTTACTAAGGTGAAGAAGACTGGAGATGGACAAGGTAGGGCGCGGGAAAATGAAGAGTTCCGCTTGAGATGTACTTAGTTCATTGTCAGTGCCCTTTGCTGCCAGCAACTGAACAGCTCAGTTAGGCAGGAGAGAGAACTGAGCTGGCAGACTTAGAGGGCAAGAAGCCCAGGGAACCACTTGCATTTAATAGGGCTAAAAGGATTGCTCTGGACCACAGCCAGGGAGGACTGCCACTCTCTGGACTGGGAAGGAGGAACCCTGGGCTTCACTGGCACTTGGTAGCCTGGAAAGAGCTGAGTAAGGGACcgctggggttggggtggggacaAGGGGAGTGGGGTCCTGCTTCCTGCTTGGCCCCCGCCTGCATCACATTGGAGACCATTCCTCTCTGGACCTCAacgtcctcatctataaaatgggactaataatgCCTGCGTAGCCAGTGTGGGAAATAAAGATAATGAATATAAGACACACAGCACCACGTTTGACCCTGAGTAGGATGCTTTGCTATTGTTATTGCTGAAGATCCCAGAGAAGAGTATAGTGCCGAGAGGTGGagcgtgtgtgtgtttggggggggggggggtggggagggataagAATGGAGATTCTACAGCCAAACCACTGGGCTAAAATGCTAGcagcgacccccccccccccactaaccTATGttagtcatttaacctctctaagcctcagtttctttgtctgcgAAGTGGGGATCTAATAATAACGTCCCAATAGGATATTGTGATTATAGAATGAATTAATATGCGTAAATCACACAGAGCATCACCAGGCAGAGTTGTAGGAGCTTCATATACCCTAGCATCATTCGTTATAAAGACTGACAGTGGGGGATGTCTTGCTGGTGCTCCCAAGATACTGTCCTGCCAAGTTCCCCATCATTCATTTCTTGTCCATTTATCAGATCGGTAGACTGAGAGTTTGGGGTCATACATAAGGCAGGGGGGAGGATACATGTTAACATAACTGTCATCACTTAATATAttcaccccctgccccagccgaGCCACAGCTACGTACTTggcatggatttttttcctctgtcactCATGTAAGCCTCCCAGatgaagaaatcatttttaaagagcatAACCAATGGGTTGGAAGCAGCAGACAATCCCACGGCATCTGCTCTGTGCGGGCACCGAGCTAGACTCTCTGGAAAGCAGCCCTTTCATGAAGCTTAGTGGGTTCCACCTTCAGGAAGAAACaagttctttctttcattcaactaCCATTATGCACCTTTTCTGCAGCAGACACAGAGCTAAGGATTCCTAACTGGTTTGTGCCTCGTGAGTGGCACAGTCTTAGAGATGGGAGAGATCCTTGTGAGGGTGGGGCACACCCGCCAAGAATTTCCAGATCTTCTGctggggggaggaaaggaagactaggggggcgcctgggtggctcagtcagttaagcgtccaacttcggctcaggtcatgctctcacagtttgtgggttcaagccccacatggggcctctgtgctgacagctcagagcctggagcctgcttcggattctgtgtctccttctctctctgttcctccctcactcatgctctgtctctctctctccttcaacaataaattaaaaaaaaaaaaaaaacattaaaaaaagaagactaggAAAGGGTAGCAGGAGAAAGTGAAAAGTAACCAGTTTAGGAGGAGAGGGGATCAACCCAGGTCTAGATGGGCAAATACCTTCCCTTCCCAGCAGCTCTGGGCCTCCGTTGGCCGTTTGTCAATAGCAGGGCTGAGGTTTCTGCCTGCGGAAACAAGATAGGATTTCTGGATTGAGTCCAGAAGCCAATGGGTGGCCGACTCCTCCCCCAGTGCCCAGTGGAGCTGCCCtgtagaggagagaaagaggggagggagcgAAAGCCCAGGCCAAAGGCGCGGGAGCAGGGGGCTTAAAGCatccttcctcccccccaccccccaccgcacCTTGCATCCCCCAGACCCCAAGTGTCCGGGGTGCGGTGCCAGGAGCCGGTGGTAAAGAACGGGTGCTGAGCTCCGTCAACCAGCATCAGCCCAGCCGGATCCGTGGAGAGAGCCGACGCGGGGTGGTGGCGGAAAGCCGAGCCAAGAGAAAGTCCAGCGAGGCGGAGACCCAACACCACACACCGCGCCTCGTTGACGGGACACCGCAGATCGGAGTCCTGAGACCCGCGAACCTAGAGAGCGGAGGGAAGACCCGAGAGGGCTGCCGCAGTCGGTCCTGTGGGAGGCGGCGTCTGGGCGCCCAGTGCCCTCCTGGAGCGCCACGCTAGTCTGCGAAGCGCCCCTGCAGCAAACCTCACCCCGGGAAAGATCGCGCCAGTCCAGGCTTAAAAGTCGTCCTGGAAACTGAGCGGCACGCGCCTAGCTCCACGTTCCTGCTCCTGATTCCTCGGAGTCCTCAGCTTCCTGAGCGGCGACAGTGAGACCCTGCACGGAGCTGAGAAACCTGTTCGGCCTGAGACAGCTGCCGGACCCCCAACTTGCCGCTAGGAGAGCGCCTTCAGATCGCCGGAGGGCACCTTTGCAGCCGGGGTGATCCCCCCAACTCGCCACTGCCTTCGGGGTGCAGGGCGGACCCGCGCGCATGGAGGACCACACCGAGCACCCTGAGCGCGCGAACGCGTCGAGCCTGGGCGCCTTGCCCCAGCCTCCGCCGGCTGTACAAGCGGTGACCTTGACCCTGGTGCCTCTCGTGTGCGCCATGGGTGTGGCCGGCAACGCCATGGTGGTCCTGGTGGTACTCCGGGGCCGCCACATGGTCACGCCCACCAACTGTTACGTGGTGAGCCTGGCCGCGGCGGACCTGCTGGTGCTCCTGGCGGCCGGAGTGCCCACCGTCGCCGAGGCGGCGTCCGCCCGCGTTTGGGTCTTCGGCCACGCAGGCTGCCTGGGCATCACCTACCTGCAGTACGTGGGCATCAACACGTCCACGGGCTCCATCGCCGCGTTCACGGTGGAGCGCTACCTCGCCATCTGCCACCCGCTGCGCGCCCAAACTCTGTGCACCGTGGCGCGGGCCAAGCGCATCGCGGCTTTGCTGTGGCTGGGCACCAGCGCCTACTGCGTGCTCTGGCTCTTCCTGGTGGACACACGCGAGACCGCGTACGCCGACGGCGGGCAGGTGCAGTGCGGCTACCGCGTGTCGCGCTCTCTCTACCTTCGCGCTCTTCTACGCGCTGCCCCTGGGCCTGGCCACCGTGTTCTACTTGCTCATAGCGCGCGTCCTCTTCGCGCGGCCGCTGCCTCCTGCGCACCCGGGGCACTGCAAGAAAGGCGCCCTCAACTCCCGGAAGCAGGTGGGGACCTCCGTCTTCCTGGAAACCCTTGTACTGAGCCAGCAGATGGAATGGATGGGAGCCTGGGCCCTTTTGGAGTCAAATTCCTCAAGTATACACCCCTGCCGTGCCACTTACTAGGCTTGCTTTTGAAGCTCTCACTTCtccctttctgagcctcactttcctcttctgtcaTATGGGGTGATGACAGCGCCGACCACACTGGGGTGTCCCGAGAAATGGGATGAACCATGTGAAGTCTGGAGCCCATTTGAAGCCACATCACAAAGCAAATGTTCCATCAGTGCCGGCTATTATTCAACTTGCACAACCAGTGGCTGGCCCCCACGGTGGTGTTCTCCTAATGATGGGGAGACCGAGACTCAGACAGGGGAAGTGACTTTCCCGAGTCCACGCCACAGCTAACACTAGAGCTGCCCGGATGGCCTCGGGGAGCCAGACAGACCAGATGGGGATGGATTGGGGTGAGGTCAGCAGAGACCCAGCACTTacggagcacctgctgtgtgcctggtTCTGTGATCATTCCTGAAATTACCCCTTGTTTGCGAGGCTTAACACCCATtgttatagataaggaaacaggctcagaggggACAAGGGAGTGAGGTGACACCTGGAGGCACCTGAGGTGAGAACCCAAGTGTCCAGGCTCCTTATGTCCTCTATCCGTACTCCAGCAGTGTGGCCTCCCAAGGGTATTCAAGGACTGCAGGTGGGAGGAGGGCTCCCAAGCCCAACTGGTCTTAATCCTCAGCCTTCCGCCCATACCCTCGGcttgaggaggaggggggaggctaCCTCACCCTGCTGAGTCACTCCTGAGCCCGGGAGGACCATCCgtgtcctctccctgcctccccccggGGTGGGTGCACTGTGGGGGGCTCTTACAGCCACCTCAAACACGGTGGTCTTTAGAGGAAAGGGGGGCAGGACACAGGTTAAACTGGTGTGGACCTTTAGCTCTGGCTGTAGgcccatcatgacctgaggctccAGACAGaggcccctccttccctccccccactcatctACTTCTCCATTTACTACTTTCCTGCTCAGCCTGAAAGAGCTGGGCTCAAGCTCCCCGCTGGCCTATGCTTTAGGTGAAACTTTTGCTAGTAGAAATAGTACTCCAGACCTGGGTGGGTTCTTTCTGGCCCCCAGCTTTGTTAACATCTTGCCGCgtggccttgggtaagtcactgAACTTCTCTAAGCCTTGATTTTCAACCCtgtaaaattattagaattataGGAGTGAATTCCaaatctggcacatagtaagtgttcaatataGGGTACCTGTTATTACCCTGTTGTTGGCACATGAATGTCTTTTTTTGACAGTGGGCAGTCTAAGGACTGAGCATTCTCTGATGCCCAAGAGAGCCCTTGCAGAATGCCACCTACGACAGCAAGAGGAAAGGTGCCTCCCATGAAAGCAGAATGTCTAGGAGAGCAGGGTGGGGAATACAATTGCTGATAATAATAACTATATTATTACTATATACATCCCCAATTATCGGggacttgctatgtgccaggcactttacacAACTTAGCCTCTTGAGTTTTGGGTAACAACTCCAAGGCGTATAGACTGTTACCATCTCAGTTtgacagacgaggaaactgagccacagaggggCAGTCCCTGGGTACAGAACTGGTAAGTGCTagaaccaagatttgaacccaggcagcctggctccaaagcccacacACGGGCATCCAGCGTGTATCACCTAAATGAACCTAAAATGGAGTAGAATTAAATCTGAATCCGGCAAAACCAGGAGCCGAGACTGTCTAGGGAATTCCTGAGATTTTGGGTTCCTGGGGACTATCACAGCCCTGAAGTCTACTGATTTAGTCAGGGCCAGGCCTCGTTGCAGAGGTCGCTTATAGGGACTACATTCCTGGGCTCTGAGAAGCAAGCTTAAGCCCAGCTGTGCCTGGCTCTGAACCCCATGCACTTGTACCGGAAGGAACAGAGGCTATGTCCACAGCAGCAGTCAGCCACAGGGCATTTATCGCCTTCCCGGCACTGTTCTGTGCTCCTTACCTGGGTTCACTCCTCTAATCCTCACCTGTGATGACGGCAGTAGATTCATGAATCTGCTGCCAGTGTAGATGGTGACCCATCCAAGGGCTTTGGGGGTGGATTGGGGTGGCGGCTCCCCAGCGAAAAGGACTCGAGCAGGGCCTGCAGGGGTGCACAGCAGTTTCCTAGCCGGGAACGGAATTGAGgtggtggggaggcggggggcgaGGCATGAGGGCACAGTTTGGCAAAGGCCCGGATGTTCTTTGGGCTTTCTCCTCTTGCAACCCTGCAGAGAGGCCTGGAACCTGGGATTCTCCCTTGtgtcccttttttttcctgtcctacCTGGCAGGTCACCAAGATGCtggctgtggtggtggtggtttttgcTCTGCTGTGGCTGCCCTACCGCACCCTGGTGGTGGTGAATTCCTTCCTGAGCCCGCCCTACCTCAACCttggcttccttctcttctgccgGCTTTGCATCTACCTGAACAGCGCGGTCAACCCCGTCATCTACGCCCTTATGTCCCAGCGCTTCCGGGAGGCCTTCCGGGGACTATTTCAGTGCCAGCTGGCCCGGCCCAAGCTCCCGCCCCAGGAGGTCACCCCTGTGTACTACAGTGTCATCAAAGACTGTCCCCAGATCAGACTGGGCTCTTAGAGGGAACCAGGGAGCATGATGTGCAGACAGAATCCTGGCACCTGAGGGCAAGGCCCACTACTTTATTTCTACCGAGGAGGGAGTGGTGGAGGAGGGAGTGGCGTCCAGGGCTGTTTAGCAGAGGTGCGCAGGTTGTGCACTTTACAACCCTAGGGGTCACCGTTCACATCACAGCCTAGATTTGTATATTTAGTAAAACAATTTCCCAGTTTAATAAATAGACAAATCTAAGCGGGAGGCACCTTTTTATAATTTACACAAAGGCACTCGAGGGCCTAGAGGCAGCCTGGGTGGGTCAACATTTGCAGAGACTGAGTAGGGTAGGAGCTATTACCGGGGATCTCTTGAGAATCTGTGGGCCCTCTTCCCGAAAATGCAGAGAGCCTTCCCCCACCCAAGGATAAACCCCAGACACTGCCTCCCTCTGAATGGTGACATGTGACTTCGTCGGGGACCTGCTCCACACAGGGCAGCCTGCTGGGCATTACAGACACTACGGCGAGGATGCCAGCAGGGCCCCTGCTCTCACGAGCTCCCAGTCTAacggggagggaggaaggacatgTCCATCCTGGCACTGGAGTCCTGGCTGATGTGCCCAAGGAGGCAGCCAAGTGGGTGCTGGAGACATCTGTCTTGTGTCAACTGGGCCTGAGCCCTCTGGTCTGTGGCCTGGGTCCAGGCTTCTAGGACCACCCAGCCTGGTAGTGCAGGGAAGGAGGACAGGGAAGGACTTCTAGAACCAGCCTTACCACAGGCAGGGGCTCCAGGACTTCATTTAAGGGAATGTGGGAcgttccctcccccgcccccaccacatctacttatatttttttctctataggtGCCACCAAGCCACCGTGGGTACTTATTTGAAGTTGTTGAGGATTGTGTTTCCCAGATACACATGGAGTCCCACATACGCATGAGGAGTTAACTGAGTCCCTGAAACTTCAGTGTGGATGGGAAGTTctggaaagcttttcctctagaAAGGATTTAGGGTGCCAAAGGTTGCAGCACAAAGAAGATAGCATCGACAGGTAGGAAGATCGGGCAGAGATGGTAATTAGGGCAGGGAGGACAGGGGGTTTCTAGGACCTTGGCAAAGCATTGTTAGGGTAAGGTGGTCCCTTTGGGGTCCTCACTCATCGGGCTCAGGAAAAACTCAAAGACATCGCATAGAACAGGTTGGGCTAAGATTTACCGTGTAGGGAGTAAAGTTCAAGTcgagggtcagggagagaagaaaacGCACAGGTCCCCCCATCCTACCGCCACCCCAAAGGAATGAGTGAGGGCACAATGATTTACGGGACTCTCAGTGTAAGTGATTGTGTTCTGGGGGAAGGACCCCACACCTATCACTGTCCCTTCTTGTGGGGGAGCATGTGAAAGCAGCCTCAACAATGAAGGGAAGCGACAAACTGGGCACCAGGCAGAAGGGATTGAGGTTGCCCGTGGTTCACCGTTGTCTGGGGACTGCACCTGCTTTTGGGGACACTGGGGAAGGTACAGCCTCTCCTGCGGAGGAAAGGACCCCTGGTCTCAGGGGAGCTAAGAAGGAGGCACTCCTCCTCGATGACCCAGCTGGCTCGGTGCCCAGGCAACCCCGTGAGAACTTTTGGGAGCCACTTTCGGACGACTCTGTACCTGGCAGGATTTTTCTTTGAACATCCCCTACACAATGGCATGGGTGCACCCGGCGGCCGCAGAAGTGGTATTAGGCATTTTATTAGCATCCATTCGCTTTGGTTCTTTGACTTCTGAACACCCTTTCTGTACATGGGAAGTCACCCACGTGTAAATCTTGCTTAGGAAGCAGGGCACTCGCTCCCACTATGAACACCTCAAAAGCCACACACTTGCTTTCTTCACCCCTGGCACGTGGCCGTGAGCCATGTGACTTGGGTTCAGCTAATCAGACGCCCCGGGGATTGGAATCTTCAGCAACTGATACAAATGCACGGGGAGAGCATTTTATTTACAATGTGGCAACAGTAACAGCGGTGTCCATTATTCAGTGGTGGCGGAGGCAGCCTCAGCAGCGTGACAGCCAAGGCCTGGGGCAGTGGTGGCAGTGGCATCCCCACCAGAGGTAGTTGATTCCTGCCACTCAGCCTACCCTCTTTCTCACCGTATTCTGACTTGGTTCTATGAGCCTCCTGACACCCTCATTAAAAAGTCCCCCTCTTTGCTGATCTGAGTCAATGACTGTTGCTTGCAACCAGATTTCCTGACTGATCCTGAGGCGTTTAACCTCTAACTCTTCTCTGGGCCCTGACAAGCTAAGCCAAGGGGATTCCCTAATTCTGAGATTCTTCTCCAACCGTGTCCTAGCATTTCTACCTGGATGGCATACCCACTAGAGCCAATCTGAATCACCCTCTTCTACCCGGATCGCTTCCACCCCACTCCTGAGCCAAAACCCTGGAGTCAACCCacttctgccccctcctcccttcatATCCAAACGGTTACTGATGGTTGTAAGTTTCTGATCATCTCAACTCCCATCTCTTCCTGGACCCCAGCCTCCTCGCCGACCTGCCTTCAGCCTCTCCTGCTCATCTCCATTTCTCCATGGACTGTGCACATCCGAGGGCACCCGCGGGGTGGTCACTATGTACGTGAGCTTCGGGGTCAAACTGGAGCTGGAGGGAGTATTCACCCCACCACTCCCTGAAGTGTGACCTTAGCCACGTTACTGAGGAGAATGACACCTTGTCCACGTTTGCCCAGGACGGCCCCACTTTTAGTTTTGAAAGCCCCTGGGGAAATCCTATGTGTATTTATACATTATTAATGATATCTATTTCTACTTAATGTAGGCTTGGTGATCACATCTGTGAAATACGGCCCCCAGTAGTATTTAATCTGCAGTATTGTTCTGGTGATTGCTATGGGACATAGAAAGTGCTTGCCCCTAGTGAGCCTAAAATAAATGCTATCTACTTAAAAAACTTCCTTCCACATGGCCTTCCATCCTTTTCCCTCCCAAAGCTCCTCGCAATTCGGAATTATACAGCTATTTGAAATGCTATAGCTAGTTGTGGCTAATAAATATTGTGGTCTCCCTCACCCGTTTCTGAATAGACAGATGCCATGAAGGCAGGGGCCATGTCTGTTTTTTTCCACTGGTGCTTCtgagcctagaacagtgcctggcacgtagcaggTATCCAGAGATATTTGTTGGACGAAGAAATGATGGATAATGAATAAAGACTAGCTGAATCTTAATACTCAAGACGCTTTGCTGTGATTTGGCTTCCGGTTTGAGGAAGGTGTGAGGTGTAGATTGCGACTTCTTGAGATTCTTTGTTGGCAACAGAGAGTATCTCTGAATAACTGCATTAAAAACGAATTTGTTGGAGTTGGAAAGAACCAGAACTAGGATAACTCTAGAGACCTACATAATAGGAATTAATGGGCAGTTGCTTCAAGGCATCCATATCAGAATGACTCAGTTCCGCCTAGGCCAGGAGTAGGATGGGCAACTTACTAGACCACAATTCAGTGACTGCCATTGACAGTTGTATAGGTCTGGCACTGCTCAATTCCAGAAGATACCACTCAGCATTGTAAATGGATgaatccagggtgcctgggtggctccgtcagttaagtgtccgacttcagttccggtcatgatctcacggctcgtgagtttgagccccgtgtcaggctctgtgctgacagctcagagcctggagcctgctttggattctgtgtgtgtgtctctctctgcccctcccctccccctctcaaaaataataaacattaaaaattttttaaataaataaatggatgaatccTCTGGAGTTGTGCAGTGTGCCTATgcaagcatatatatatatatatatatatatatatatatatatatggcagacCTTAACAGAAGTGTGGGAGTTCCCCCGAGCAAAATTGAACTGA
This genomic interval carries:
- the LOC122467313 gene encoding LOW QUALITY PROTEIN: thyrotropin-releasing hormone receptor-like (The sequence of the model RefSeq protein was modified relative to this genomic sequence to represent the inferred CDS: inserted 2 bases in 1 codon) encodes the protein MEDHTEHPERANASSLGALPQPPPAVQAVTLTLVPLVCAMGVAGNAMVVLVVLRGRHMVTPTNCYVVSLAAADLLVLLAAGVPTVAEAASARVWVFGHAGCLGITYLQYVGINTSTGSIAAFTVERYLAICHPLRAQTLCTVARAKRIAALLWLGTSAYCVLWLFLVDTRETAYADGGQVQCGYRVSRSLYXFALFYALPLGLATVFYLLIARVLFARPLPPAHPGHCKKGALNSRKQVTKMLAVVVVVFALLWLPYRTLVVVNSFLSPPYLNLGFLLFCRLCIYLNSAVNPVIYALMSQRFREAFRGLFQCQLARPKLPPQEVTPVYYSVIKDCPQIRLGS